In one window of Cellulophaga sp. HaHa_2_95 DNA:
- a CDS encoding Dps family protein: MKSETAEIGIKKSNRKAVVEMLEQLLADEFLMYTKYRNAHWNVEGHDFHTKHVYFEEEYGKLETILDAVAERIRMLGFYSPGSMKRFIELSQLDENGPEQNDSISFMEILLEDHQKVIAFIRKSIGENAEEHNDEGTADFITGIMQQHEEMAWMLRASVKKF, translated from the coding sequence ATGAAATCAGAAACAGCAGAAATCGGAATTAAAAAATCAAATAGAAAGGCAGTAGTTGAAATGTTAGAGCAACTATTAGCAGATGAATTTTTAATGTATACAAAATATAGAAATGCACATTGGAATGTTGAAGGGCATGACTTTCACACCAAGCACGTGTATTTTGAAGAAGAATATGGTAAATTAGAAACTATTCTAGATGCCGTAGCAGAGCGTATACGTATGTTAGGATTTTATTCTCCAGGATCAATGAAGCGTTTCATTGAGTTATCTCAATTGGACGAAAATGGCCCAGAGCAAAATGATAGTATTAGTTTTATGGAAATATTATTGGAAGACCATCAAAAAGTAATTGCTTTTATTAGAAAAAGTATTGGTGAAAATGCAGAAGAGCATAATGACGAAGGTACCGCAGATTTTATCACTGGAATCATGCAACAACATGAGGAAATGGCTTGGATGTTAAGAGCATCAGTTAAAAAGTTCTAA
- a CDS encoding AraC family transcriptional regulator yields MKTIQLKTNTISQMFNDLQNELGGKLNKTSQEFKLELNSDLAIGSISGITFKNDITFMKYDVTFKQDTIIKSTTSDTNPINFMYCSNGQLSYGFSETSVKKSLNQFQTGIFSSDPNRDSILFFRKDQAVKFTNIKVDALQVSDDESIDLLKNQLIKNFMPKNGEEMYTYVGSYNLKIAEKIQQIDAISQKGIVRNLLINGTVHVILALEIQQHKEDLKNLKNNFGSLTRSEMEDIKEISSFIKNYPEIQYSLKYLSKKSGLSPSKLQEGFKLLHDRTVTDFIRNVRVETAENLIKTTDLNISEIVYTVGLTSRSYFSKIFKEKYDCSPKYYQDNQHRLGVTA; encoded by the coding sequence ATGAAAACGATACAACTAAAAACAAATACAATATCTCAAATGTTTAATGACCTACAGAATGAATTAGGTGGGAAATTAAATAAAACAAGTCAAGAATTTAAATTAGAATTGAATAGCGATTTAGCTATCGGTTCTATCTCAGGGATCACTTTTAAGAACGATATTACTTTTATGAAGTATGACGTTACTTTTAAGCAAGATACCATCATAAAAAGTACAACAAGCGATACTAACCCAATTAACTTTATGTATTGTTCTAACGGACAGTTATCATACGGGTTTAGTGAAACTTCTGTAAAAAAATCATTAAATCAGTTTCAAACAGGTATTTTCTCAAGCGATCCAAATAGAGATTCTATTTTATTCTTCAGAAAAGACCAAGCTGTTAAATTTACCAACATAAAGGTTGATGCCTTACAGGTTTCTGATGATGAAAGTATTGATTTATTAAAAAATCAGTTGATAAAAAACTTCATGCCTAAAAACGGTGAAGAAATGTATACGTATGTTGGTTCTTACAACTTAAAAATTGCTGAGAAAATTCAACAAATAGATGCAATTAGCCAAAAAGGTATTGTACGTAACTTGTTAATAAATGGTACCGTACACGTAATTTTAGCTTTAGAAATTCAACAACATAAAGAAGACTTAAAGAATCTTAAAAATAACTTCGGTTCATTAACCAGAAGTGAAATGGAAGATATTAAGGAAATCTCTAGCTTCATTAAAAACTACCCAGAGATTCAATATAGCTTAAAATACTTGAGCAAAAAGTCTGGTTTATCTCCTTCAAAATTACAAGAAGGTTTTAAATTATTACATGATAGAACGGTGACTGATTTTATTAGAAACGTACGTGTAGAAACTGCTGAAAACTTAATCAAAACCACAGATTTGAATATTTCGGAGATTGTTTACACGGTAGGATTAACTAGTAGAAGTTACTTCTCTAAAATTTTCAAAGAAAAGTATGACTGTAGTCCAAAATACTACCAAGACAATCAACATAGATTAGGTGTTACTGCATAA